AGCGGGAGGTCCATCAATTCCTGGCCATCGCCGTGACGCTCGCTGGCGTGCCGGGCCTTGCCGAGATATCTCGGCAGCATGAGGATGTAGTGATCTCCGCCGGCGTGCACCCGTTACACTCCCTGGCGCGGGAACCTACAGTAGAGGCGATCAAGGCAAGCGCCGATACCTACGGAGCGGTCGCTATCGGCGAGACGGGGCTTGATTACCACTATGATTCGGTCTCCCGTAGGACCCAGTATGAGCGCTTCAAGCGCCATCTGATCGCTGCCCAAGAGCTGGAGTTACCTGTCATCGTACATACCCGCGAGGCGCGTGATGAGACGCTGGCGCTGATTCGCGAACATACCGACCCTGCCGTTGGCGGCGTGCTGCACTGCTTTACCGAGGATCTGGCGATGGCTCGCGAAGCCGTGCGCCATGGTTTCTTCATTTCGCTTTCAGGCATCGTCACCTTTCGCAATGCCGAGGCATTACGCGAACTGGCACGTGCGATTCCCCTCGATCGGCTGTTGATCGAGACCGACAGCCCCTATCTTGCGCCGGTACCGCATCGTGGCAAGCCCAATGAGCCGCAATGGGTGGTGGAAGTGGCCGAGTGCATCGCCAACGAGCGGGGCATCAGTCTCGATGAAGTGGCCATGCAGACCACTGCCAACTTCTATCGTCTGTTTCGTGCTGCGGCACCCCAGGCCTCGCCAGACGTGCGTGACATGCTGGCGCGTGCCAACCTGTTGTAAATGATGGCCTCTGGCCTGCGTGGCGCGACAAGGAGCGTGTTATGTCTCTTGAACCCTTGCTCTCCCATCTCGATCCCGATGATGACGAACTGCCCCCCATCGAGCGCTGGAATCCCGACTACTGCGGTGAGATGGATCTCACTATTACCGCCGAAGGCCGCTGGATTCACGAAGGCACCCCTATCGGGCGTGCAAGTCTTGTACGTGTGCTCTCGCGTGTCATGCGCCGTGAAGAGGATGGTCACTACTACCTGGTCACGCCGGTGGAGAAGGTCCGCCTCCAGGTCGAGGATCGCCCCTTTCTGATCGTCGATGCCGATGAAACTACTGCAGGCTGGCAACTGACGACCAATGTCGGCGATCGGCTGACGCTCGGTGAAGCGCATCATCTGTGCTTGAGCGATACGCCTGCCGGTGAGGAGGTGCCTGAGGTGGCGGTGCGCTTCGGGCTTGGCGCTCGGCTCAATCGCAACGTGTTCTATCGCCTGGTTGAACTGGCCGAAGAGCGCCAGGGCGAGGCGGGCATCGAGCTCGGGCTGGTCAGCGCCGGCATATGGCAACCCCTCGGGCGTCTGGATAGAACGTGAGACTGACCGACGAGCAGCGTGCCGTGGTGCATCATGACGGCGGTCATGCCCGCGTGGCGGCGGTGGCTGGGGCGGGCAAGACTACCACCATGGTGGCGAGGGTGCTTCACTTGCTGGAGCAGGGGGTGGCGCCGGCGCGAATGCTGGTGCTGATGTTCAATCGCGCCGCGCGGGAAGATTTCAACGCCAAGCTTGGCCGTTGGGCGCCGCCTGGCCAGCCGTTGCCCGACGTACGTACCTTCCACTCCATTGGTCATCGCTTGACCGCGAGCCTGACGCGCTGGGGGGCGCTTGCCCCAAAGCAGTTGCTTGCCGCCGACTGGCAGCGTGAGCGACTGCTTCGCCAGGCCATCCATCAAGCCCTGGCCAATGACGAGGCGAGCCTGGAGGCGGCCCTTGATGCCGAGCGGATCGAGGCCTTCGGCCATTTCTGTGAACTGGTCAAGGCCGAGATGGCGGTATCCACCGAGCTCTATGAGCGCCTGGATTTCGGCAGTGACACCGGCCATTTTGTGGCTGCGTTCGACGAGTGCGAAGCGCTGCTCGATCGTCATGGAGTGATGACCTACGCCGACCTGCTCTATCGTCCGCTGCGTGTGCTCGAGGCGGATCGTGTGCTTCGCGAGCGGGTCGAGGGCTATCTCGAGCATGTGATCATCGATGAGTACCAAGACATCAACGAGGCGCAGCAGCGTCTCCTGGCGATACTCGCCGGCCAGCGCGCGGCTGTCATGGCGGTGGGCGATGCCAACCAGTGCATCTACGAGTGGCGCGGTGCACGTCCCGGCACCATGCTCGAGGACTTCACCCGGCTGTTCGGTTCCGCACGGGACTACCCATTGTCGACCACCTTTCGTCATGGCCATGCCTTGGCACTGGCGGCCAACCATGCCATCGCCGCCAATCGGCGGCGTCCCGACCAGCTGTGCCTGGCGGCACCGACCAATCCCGACACCCTGTTGGGCGTGGCACAGGGTGGGGCTCGCCTGATCGAGGCACTGCAGGTATGGCAGGCGCAGGGCCGACGCCTGGACGAAGGCTGTATCCTGGTACGTAGCTGGACGCTGTCCGTCTCGGTGCAGCTGCAACTGCTGCGTGCCGGTATCCCGTTTCGGCTCTCCCGTGAGGATCGTTTCGTGTTTCGCCTGCCGCTGGTGCAGGCGCTGGCCGGTTATCTGCGTCTGGCGCGAGCTCCCCATCTGCTCAACGATCCTGGCCATGTGCTGATGCTGCTTGCCCAGCCGCCTCCCTTCGTGGCCCGGGAGCGGTTGACGGCGCTTGCCAACCGCCTGGCCGACACCCAGCAGTGGCCATCGACGCATGATCCGCTGCTGGCCAATCTCAAGCCGATCCAGCGGCGCAACCTCAAGCGTCGCTGGGAGTTGCTGTGCGAATTGCCACGACTGGCGCAGCTACCGCCGGCCAAGCTGCTCGAATATGTCGTCGAGCGCCTGGATGCCGAAAAGGTACTCAAGCGTGCGGCGGCCAGGCGAGAGAAGGGTGAAGAGGACGTGCGGCTGCTGGATGTAATGATCGAACAGGCGAGCGAGCTTGACCAGGACCCCGATGCCTTCATCGCCCTGTTGCAGGAGCCGGTGGAGAGCCAGGCGCAGGGGGTGCTGATCACCACGGTGCATGGTGCCAAGGGACTGGAGTGGCCCTTGGTCGCACTATGGGGAGCCAACGAAGAGGATTTTCCCCACTACAGCCGCGACAACCCCCTGAGCGAGGCGCGCCTGGAGGAGGAGCGCCGGCTATTCTACGTGGCGATCACCCGGGCGCGCGAGCGCTTGCTGATGCTGCATGATGGCGGCGAACATCGCCCCAGCCGCTTCATCGCCGAGACGGCCTGGGAGGAGTGCCAGCGTATCGACGCTGCGCTGAAAGCCACCGCGCCTGGCGATACGCCGCTTGCCGTGACCTCACCGGCGCTGGTCGAGCGCTATCTGGCGATGGCCGGCCAACCCATGCCGGTCGAGGCGGCCAAGCCCCAGGGGGTGGCCAGCCCGGCAGGGGAGTACCGATCCCACGGCGATTTTCAAGCGGGTCAGCGTATTCGTCATGCGGTGTTTGGAGAGGGGGAGATCTTGGTGGTCGAGGGGAATCCCACCAACCCGGTCATCGATGTCCGATTCACTCAGGCGGGCAGACGGCGCTTGATTGCGCTGCGTGCCCCCCTTGAACTGCTTGCAAGCGTTGACAGCTGATTTGATGCGGGCTGTCATAAGAACGTTACAATAAGATGTCTACGCCTGTAGGTGGATTGACGCAGACGCCTTGCTGCGCTCTGCTGAACGAGAGCGGGATGCTCTGCCGTTACACAATGGAAGTAGCGGGAATCAGAAAAGAGAAGGATACCATGAAGAATTTTGCACTGATTGGAGCCGCCGGCTACATCGCCCCGCGCCATATGCAGGCCATCCAGGGAACCAACAATGCTCTGGTAGCCGCCTACGATATCAACGACTCGGTAGGCATCATCGACTCGATCTCGATGGACTGCGCCTTCTTCACCGAATTCGAGCTCTTTCTCGAACACGCCTGGAAACTCGGCCGTGAAGGCCGCGAGGCGCTCGACTACATCTCGGTGTGTTCACCGAACCACCTGCACAGTGCCCATATCATGTCTGGGCTGCAGCTCGGCTGCGACGTGATCTGCGAAAAACCATTGGTGCCGAATCCTGCTCAACTGCATGAGCTGACGCGTGCCGAAGAGGAGACCGGCAAGCGTGTCTTCTGCATCATGCAGCTTCGTCATCACCCGGCGATCCACGAGCTGCGCGACCGTGTCGCCGAGGCGGACGATGACTACAAGTTCGATGTCGAGCTGACCTACATCACGTCCCGCGGTCCCTGGTACATGTCGAGCTGGAAGGGCGACTCCCGCAAGTCCAGCGGCGTGATCGGCGATATCGGCATTCACTTCTTCGATGCCCTGCACGTGATTTTCGGCAAGCTCGAACGCAGCGTTCTGCACTACAGCGACGAGTTCAAGGCCTCCGGCTACCTGGAGTACGAAAAGGCCCGGGTGCGCTGGTTCCTCTCCATCGACATTGCCGACCTGCCCAAGGAGATGGAGGGGAGCAATCAGCGGACCTATCGCGCGCTGACCTGCGATGGCGAAGCCTTCGAATTCTCCAACGGCTTCACTGACCTGCATACCGTGAGCTACCGCGAGATACTGGCGGGGCGTGGCTTCGGTATCGAGGAGGTCCGGCACTGCCTGGAGACAGTCTACGCCCTTCGTCATATGCAGCCCGAATCGCCCAAGCAGGAAGAGGCACACCCTCAGCTTATCGCGCTGCTCGATGGTGCGGCCTGACCGGGAGATCACGCCATGATGGCCTTTATCGATCTTGCCAATCAGCAGGCACGCATCAAGCCGCGTCTCGATGCCGCCATCGGGCGTGTCCTTGCCCACGGCCGCTATGTGCTGGGGCCGGAAGTGGAGGAGCTTGAGGCTCGTCTGGCGGCCTATGTCGGAGTGAGCCACTGCATCAGCTGCGCCAACGGGACCGATGCCCTGCAGATCGCCCAGATGGCACTGGGAATCGGCCACGGAGACGAGGTGATCGTGCCTGATTTCAGCTTTATCGCCAGTGCCGAAAGCGTGGCCCTGATCGGCGCCACCCCGGTCTACGTGGACATCGACCCGCACACCTATCTGCTCGACCCGGCAGGAATTGAAGCAGCCATCACTCCGCGTACCCGAGCGATCATGCCGGTGTCGATGTTTGGCCAGTGCGCCGATTTCACTGCCATTGACGCGATCGCCGAGCGCCATGGGCTTGCGGTCATCGAGGATGCTGCTCAGAGTTTCGGTGCTACCCATCACGGCAGGCGATCCTGCGCTCTGAGTCGTGTCGCCTGTACCAGCTTCTTTCCCAGCAAGCCATTGGGCGCCTATGGCGATGGTGGAGCGATCTTCACTCATGATGATGACCTGGCCGAAGCGCTCCGCCAGATCGCCCGGCACGGTGAGACACGCCGCTACGAACATGAGCGGGTCGGAGTCAATAGCCGGCTGGATACCCTTCAGGCGGCTATCCTGCTGGCCAAGCTCGAAATTTTCGACGAGGAGCTGGCGCTGCGCCAGGCGGCGGCAGAGCGCTATGACCGCCTGCTGCAGGGAATAGGGATTACCACCACGCCTCACGTCGAGGCGCACAACCTGAGCGCCTATGCCCAGTACAGCATCCGTGTCGAGAACCGCGAGGTGGTGCGTGAGGCGCTGGCGCGTGACGCAATCCCCACCGCAGTGCACTACCCCTTACCGCTAAGCCAACAGCCGGCGGTGGCCAGCCGTGTCGACCTGCCCCAGACCCGAGCGGTCTGCGAACGGATTCTCAGCCTGCCGATGCACCCCTATCTCGAGGAGGCGCAGCAGCGACAGGTCGTGGAAGCCTTGGCGTGTGCCATGACATGAGCTTGACGTAAGTGTGACGGAGGCGGGAAAGCAACGGGCATGCCATGGCATGCCCGTTTCTCTTCGCTGTTCCGTTAGCTGCTGGATACCGGTGTCACATGTTGGGGTAGTTGGGCCCGCCGCCACCCTCTGGCGCCACCCAGGTGATGTTCTGCGATGGATCCTTGATGTCGGGTCGTGGATACCGAGGGCTGCGCAGCGGGCATGCGGTTCATCCCCACGCCTGTGGGGAACGGACCGGCACCTGCCCGATGGTCGGCGCCACCGCCGGTTCATCCCCACGCCTGTGGGGAACGGATGACAAAGCTTCGCCTATCCGAGCGTCCAGACGGTTCATCCCCACGCCTGTGGGGAACGGTGCATCGGCGTTCAAAGGACGAAAATGAAACGCGGTTCATCCCCACGCCTGTGGGGAACGGCAGGGCATGATGGACGACTCATCGGACATACCCGGTTCATCCCCACGCCTGTGGGGAACGGGGTGTATTCCTCACCACCCCAGCCAAGCGTCACGGTTCATCCCCACGCCTGTGGGGAACGGCTGCTGGACAGCGCCGTCAAGAGCGCGCTTGACGGTTCATCCCCACGCCTGTGGGGAACGGGTGGCGAGGACGTGCTCATCTCGTTTCTGGCGGGGTTCATCCCCACGCCTGTGGGGAACGGCAGTGTAGGCGTGCTGCTCGATCGCTTCAACGCGGTTCATCCCCACGCCTGTGGGGAACGGTCGCTGCGTAGCGGCGAGCTAGACGAGCGCGACGGTTCATCCCCACGCCTGTGGGGAACGGTTCGGCTCGCGCGTGCCCGAGCTACTTGGCCGCGGTTCATCCCCACGCCTGTGGGGAACGGGGGTATTGGGTATTTAACGCTAAGTCCGGATTCGGTTCATCCCCACGCCTGTGGGGAACGGTAATATGCCGTTCATCACCTCGCGTCGAATGTCGGTTCATCCCCACGCCTGTGGGGAACGGCGTCGAGGGTGGGGGCTATGAGCACCTGCAAACGGTTCATCCCCACGCCTGTGGGGAACGGTACGACAGTTAAATCAGCATCGAGCACGTCGCCGGTTCATCCCCACGCCTGTGGGGAACGGGCCAACATTTGCCGACACGCCTTTAAACACGCCGGTTCATCCCCACGCCTGTGGGGAACGGATGGGTCTATAAATTATAGACTAGCCATTTATCGGTTCATCCCCACGCCTGTGGGGAACGGGCCTGTTGACGTATAGCGCAATGAATAATGGCCGGTTCATCCCCACGCCTGTGGGGAACGGATAATGCATTCTAGTGTGTATTGGAGCGGATACGGTTCATCCCCACGCCTGTGGGGAACGGCAAATGTACGACGGTGTAATAATTGTTGTACGCGGTTCATCCCCACGCCTGTGGGGAACGGATCGTTACGCCATGGGCTTATTTCAAAGTGCGCGGTTCATCCCCACGCCTGTGGGGAACGGTTGATCCAAGCGAATAATACATTTCCATCGGGCGGTTCATCCCCACGCCTGTGGGGAACGGCCGGGACTATCTCACATAATGGTCAATTTGTACGGTTCATCCCCACGCCTGTGGGGAACGGTGCAATAACATATATCATAATGTGTATACACACGGTTCATCCCCACGCCTGTGGGGAACGGATTGGAGATAGCGGTCTGCCCCAAACCAGAAGCGGTTCATCCCCACGCCTGTGGGGAACGGTCATTGGCTTTGAGCCATCCAAAGTCACCGGGCGGTTCATCCCCACGCCTGTGGGGAACGGGAACGGCATTTGCCGAGTGCGGAAACTCCCAATCGGTTCATCCCCACGCCTGTGGGGAACGGGGTATAAAACCTTCGCTAATAAATACGTAGAACGGTTCATCCCCACGCCTGTGGGGAACGGTCTAATTGTAGATAGTTGATCTACAAAAGGAAAATCGCCAGCAGAAATTCCACCGACGATTTTGCCTGTTTTTTGTACAGCCTGAATTTTTAAAGATCCTGTATTACCAATCACTTAGCCTCGATGGGCAGAAAGCGCACCAGACGCAACCCATCGTGATCCCAAGGCTCACGCCGGTTAGCGCCATAGGTCTGGAACTCGAAGCCGGATTCATGGTTGCTAGCCCAGGCCATGGCGACGTTGCCATCCTCTGCCAGGGCATGGACCTGCTCCCAGATCATTTCTCTAATGCGCTTGCTGACATCGCCGACATACACACCTGCACGAATCTCCAGCAGCCAGACGGCCAGCCGTCCACGCAGGCGGGGCGGTACGGCTTCGGTGACGACAACGATCATGGCCATCCTATTGACTCCTGTGGCCGCTATCGCCCAGCGATGTCGGTTCAGGGATGGCGGGTGGCACAGCGTCCGCGGGTGGCAGCGGCGGTTCGATCTCACCGGCGGCCAGCACCTCTTCGATCATCGGAATGATCCGCTGCAGCAATCGGGTCTGCTTGAAGGCGTCCCGGCAGGCGATGCGTACCTCGCGCTCGGGCATGGGGGGATTTCTGGCGGCGATACGAAACGCCGCTGGAACGACGGTCTCGAATTTGACGATATCGGCGATGTCGTAGACGAAGCTCAGCGGCTTGCCGGTATGCAGAAACCCGATGGCCGGAGCGTAACCGGCGGCCAGAATCGCTGCCTCAGTAATACCGTAGAGGCACGCCGTGGCCGCCGAAAGACACTGGTTGGCCACATCCGAGGCATCCCACTGCTTCGGGTCGTAGCGTCGTCCCTGCCATTTCAGGCCATACTGCTTGGCCAGTACCTGGTAGGTCTTGCGCACGCGGGCACCCTCGATGCCGCGAAGCTGTTCGACACTGCGCCGTGAGGGCGGCGCTTCACCAAAGCGCAGTTCGAACATCTTGCGCACTACCTTGAGTCGTAGACTGTCGTCCAGCGCCAGTTGGGCCTGGTAGAGCAGCTTGTCGGAGCGTGCTCCACCAGGCTGTCCAGCGCTGTAGAGTCTCACCCCGGCATCGCCCACCCAGATAAGCAGCGTACCAACGACCGAAGCGAGCTTGACCGCTGCGTGGGAGACCCTTGTGCCGGGTTCGAGCAGCAGGCAGGCAACCGAGCCCACCGGGATATGCATGCGCTCGCCGTTGACTTCGTCGATGACGACGAAGGCTCCGTCGCGTACATCGATCTGCCCCATACCGACAAAGATCATCGACATCCGGTCCTTTATCGGGATGGGTTTGAGGGGGATGAAGCTCATGGATCACTCCGGTACGCGGCGTAGCAACATCAGGCCACAGCCAAAGGCCTTGGCGCGACCAATGCCCTCTTGCAGCGCGCGCTTGAGCCGTTCGGGCTCCGTCACCTCCATCAGACCTTCGTAATCCACGCTAGAATAGCGGATGGGCTGCCCGCCCTCCTTCTTGCTCAGCGCGTGCTGGCGGTATGCGCCCACCTCCGGCGCGACCGGCAGCGTGAAGCCAAAGCCTTCAGCGCGTGTCTGGAGCCAGTTGCGTGCTGCGGCCTCCATCGCCTCGATGCATGCCTGGCTCGTCCGCTCCCCCTTGGGGAATGGTTTGCGCGCATCCATCAAGACATCGGCGCGATGGGAGCGGCTGCCATGGCCCAAGGGTTTAGCAATCGTGGGATTGGCGCGCAGCCGAAAAGCCAGTCGATCGCCCTGCGCAAGCTGGGGAGTGAAAGGCTTGCACTGCACGTCGAAGCCCTCGACCGGCTCGGGCGGCCGATCCGAGGCGACGTAGAAGCGAGGCAGCCCCGCGCTCTTGCCGCTGGCGTCTTCTTCCATCTCCTGGCGGAAAATGAAGGGCCGCTCGCCCTGGGGCGTCTCGGGATACAGTCTCCAGAGCAGTTGATGAGCGGTGTAAGCGCCCCCTTCCAACACATCGAACAACTCGGCACGAGTCAAACGGTTGAGATCGAGCCTGACACTTGAAAGATACATTAGCGTGCCCCCTTCACAGCTTCGATTCGCCTGTGTTCAAGACGCGGCCCGAACTGCCAGCTGCGGCGGTGCAGCGGCTCGTCCCACACCTCGCTAGATTCGTTGGCTGTATCGCTGCCATCGAGTGCATCGGCATCGCCTTCCCAGGCGTAAAGCACTTGCTCGGGCAAGCGCAATAGTTGCTGATCCTTCTTCTCGTTACCTACCATCGCAAGCCAGGTGCGCTCCGGGTCCAATGCGCTTTCAAAGCGGTGATCCAGCGCCTGGCGCCAGTGGCTGGCCTCGACCACTGTGGGTAACAAAGGCGCGGCCAGGGGGCACGCCTTGCGGCCGAGATAGAGCGGAAAACGAGGTTTTTCCAGCGCGCCCTTGAGTTCCTCCAGTGACCAGGCGGCGTTAGCGGTGAGACGCACCGCCACGCTCCACAGTCCATCGCAGCGATAGTCTCTCGACGAGAGAATGGTATTGAGCGCCTCCTTGGGTATTGAAAGCTCCTCGCGGCGTGTGCGGTGGGTTACCTTTGACTGCGATGGCGGCACCTGCACGGTGTGATAGTCGCGCAGCAACAGCCCCGGCGAGCGCTGCTTGACCGCTACCTGAAGACCTTTGCGCAGGCGGCGCTGACCGTCATCGTCGTCGCGCTTGATGCCGAGCGCCGCCCCGATCAGCCCCAGAATGGCGCTACGGCTTGGGTAGGTGGCCGTCGGCCGCGTTTCGCCAACGGCGGCCTCGCCCCAGCTCGCCATGGGCGCATAGAGGCGAAAAACCAGATGGTGTGGCATATCGCCTCCGCTTAGTCGTCGCCCTTGAGGAAGGTCAGCAGCCTCTGCAGATTCCCCTTGGTGATATCGCCACTCAATTTGCAGGTGTCATACTCCGGCGTCGCTGAGAGGATAAAGCGGCGATCCGCGCCAGCACCGTAGGCGTCATCGAAGGCCTGGGCCTGCCTTTCCAGTTTCTCAATCGCCTTGACGGCCTGCCCTTCGCCATTGACCGGCTGCAGGAAGGACGCCGACAGCGAACGCGGTTGCTGGTCGCCTTTCTCTGCCAGCAGGTAACCCGCATGGGCGCGGGAGCCGAAACTGTTCTGCTTGCCCTTGGGCGAGATCTTGACGGCGGATTCGACCAGCGCGGCGATGGCACGGTCAGCCAGTTCAGCGTTGCCCTGCAGGTTCTCGATCAGCAGATCTCGGTCGATGCAGATGTAGAGGTAGAAGAGCCCGGCGGCAAAGCCGGCCTCGCCGATATGTGCAGCTCCCCGATCCTCATCGCCGGTGTTAAGGTCATCGACGGCGGTAAAGTAGTCGTCCTCGACCTCGGCAGCGTGCACAGTGATAGCGTGGGCGACCTGACAGGCGGCTTCGACGTTGTAGCTGGGGGCGGCGGCAAGCATACGGCCGAACAGTGCCACATCGACGGCGGTGGGGCGCTGCGCGAGCAGTTTCTCGAGTTCCTCATCACTCGGTTCACGATTCTCAGCGCCCAGGGTATCGGCCAGTCCTTCCAGCGCTGCGATCTCTTCGGGGCCGACATGCACTAGCTGTTCGATCTCGTACTCGTGCTTTTCGCCCTTATCGACCTTTCGCAGTTTACCGAAGACACCGGCGATCTTCTCGGCACTGCTACCGGCTACTTTCTCGTCGGCGCCCGCGTCTTTCATGCGGTCATACACCTGCTTGCCCAGGCGCTTGGTGCGCGTGCCCTTGTACCCGTCGACCGCCGCTTCGAATAGCTCGGAGGTACGCCAATTTCGTTTCAGACTCTGCGAGGAGACGCGCAGCCGCCGGGCGCCGCCCATAAAGGCCGTCTTGGGTCGGCCCAGATCATCGCGGTTGAGATTGGAGGGTGGATAGGAAGTGAGCAGGTGAAGCTGGATGAAGTGGCTCATGATGGGTTCCCTGAATACGAAGAGTGATATGGATGTTGGAAAGTGGCTGTCATCGTTTAATTAGTCGCCCGCTGCCGACTTCAACGCTCGCGCCTTGAAGTAGGCATCGCTCATGACGAAGGCGAAGCGCTGGGTGGCCTCGGCGCGGTACTGGCCGCGCTGCTCGCGATGCCAGAGTGCTACCATATCGGCCAGACGGACAACGCTAACGCCGGCGTTATCAGCCAGTTTGAGCGCCCGGCGAAAGCGTCGAATCAGCTCGTCACCGCTGTGACAGTCGAGCAACTGCTGAAAACGTAAATCGCTCATGCGCGGGGTATCGCCGGTATTGGGTCGCTTCTCTCCCAAGCGTTTGCCAAGAGGAGCGTCGAACGTCTCGCCGCGCAACTCGCACGCGACAGCGGCGATGACCGCCCAGGTCTCGATGCGCTGATC
This DNA window, taken from Halomonas sp. TA22, encodes the following:
- a CDS encoding TatD family hydrolase, giving the protein MYVDSHCHLDRLDLAAHGGELSAALDAARQREVHQFLAIAVTLAGVPGLAEISRQHEDVVISAGVHPLHSLAREPTVEAIKASADTYGAVAIGETGLDYHYDSVSRRTQYERFKRHLIAAQELELPVIVHTREARDETLALIREHTDPAVGGVLHCFTEDLAMAREAVRHGFFISLSGIVTFRNAEALRELARAIPLDRLLIETDSPYLAPVPHRGKPNEPQWVVEVAECIANERGISLDEVAMQTTANFYRLFRAAAPQASPDVRDMLARANLL
- a CDS encoding DUF1285 domain-containing protein — its product is MSLEPLLSHLDPDDDELPPIERWNPDYCGEMDLTITAEGRWIHEGTPIGRASLVRVLSRVMRREEDGHYYLVTPVEKVRLQVEDRPFLIVDADETTAGWQLTTNVGDRLTLGEAHHLCLSDTPAGEEVPEVAVRFGLGARLNRNVFYRLVELAEERQGEAGIELGLVSAGIWQPLGRLDRT
- a CDS encoding ATP-dependent helicase yields the protein MRLTDEQRAVVHHDGGHARVAAVAGAGKTTTMVARVLHLLEQGVAPARMLVLMFNRAAREDFNAKLGRWAPPGQPLPDVRTFHSIGHRLTASLTRWGALAPKQLLAADWQRERLLRQAIHQALANDEASLEAALDAERIEAFGHFCELVKAEMAVSTELYERLDFGSDTGHFVAAFDECEALLDRHGVMTYADLLYRPLRVLEADRVLRERVEGYLEHVIIDEYQDINEAQQRLLAILAGQRAAVMAVGDANQCIYEWRGARPGTMLEDFTRLFGSARDYPLSTTFRHGHALALAANHAIAANRRRPDQLCLAAPTNPDTLLGVAQGGARLIEALQVWQAQGRRLDEGCILVRSWTLSVSVQLQLLRAGIPFRLSREDRFVFRLPLVQALAGYLRLARAPHLLNDPGHVLMLLAQPPPFVARERLTALANRLADTQQWPSTHDPLLANLKPIQRRNLKRRWELLCELPRLAQLPPAKLLEYVVERLDAEKVLKRAAARREKGEEDVRLLDVMIEQASELDQDPDAFIALLQEPVESQAQGVLITTVHGAKGLEWPLVALWGANEEDFPHYSRDNPLSEARLEEERRLFYVAITRARERLLMLHDGGEHRPSRFIAETAWEECQRIDAALKATAPGDTPLAVTSPALVERYLAMAGQPMPVEAAKPQGVASPAGEYRSHGDFQAGQRIRHAVFGEGEILVVEGNPTNPVIDVRFTQAGRRRLIALRAPLELLASVDS
- a CDS encoding Gfo/Idh/MocA family oxidoreductase encodes the protein MKNFALIGAAGYIAPRHMQAIQGTNNALVAAYDINDSVGIIDSISMDCAFFTEFELFLEHAWKLGREGREALDYISVCSPNHLHSAHIMSGLQLGCDVICEKPLVPNPAQLHELTRAEEETGKRVFCIMQLRHHPAIHELRDRVAEADDDYKFDVELTYITSRGPWYMSSWKGDSRKSSGVIGDIGIHFFDALHVIFGKLERSVLHYSDEFKASGYLEYEKARVRWFLSIDIADLPKEMEGSNQRTYRALTCDGEAFEFSNGFTDLHTVSYREILAGRGFGIEEVRHCLETVYALRHMQPESPKQEEAHPQLIALLDGAA
- a CDS encoding DegT/DnrJ/EryC1/StrS aminotransferase family protein, whose amino-acid sequence is MMAFIDLANQQARIKPRLDAAIGRVLAHGRYVLGPEVEELEARLAAYVGVSHCISCANGTDALQIAQMALGIGHGDEVIVPDFSFIASAESVALIGATPVYVDIDPHTYLLDPAGIEAAITPRTRAIMPVSMFGQCADFTAIDAIAERHGLAVIEDAAQSFGATHHGRRSCALSRVACTSFFPSKPLGAYGDGGAIFTHDDDLAEALRQIARHGETRRYEHERVGVNSRLDTLQAAILLAKLEIFDEELALRQAAAERYDRLLQGIGITTTPHVEAHNLSAYAQYSIRVENREVVREALARDAIPTAVHYPLPLSQQPAVASRVDLPQTRAVCERILSLPMHPYLEEAQQRQVVEALACAMT
- a CDS encoding 4Fe-4S dicluster domain-containing protein, which translates into the protein MRSPRYPRPDIKDPSQNITWVAPEGGGGPNYPNM
- the cas2e gene encoding type I-E CRISPR-associated endoribonuclease Cas2e, which produces MAMIVVVTEAVPPRLRGRLAVWLLEIRAGVYVGDVSKRIREMIWEQVHALAEDGNVAMAWASNHESGFEFQTYGANRREPWDHDGLRLVRFLPIEAK
- the cas1e gene encoding type I-E CRISPR-associated endonuclease Cas1e, which encodes MSFIPLKPIPIKDRMSMIFVGMGQIDVRDGAFVVIDEVNGERMHIPVGSVACLLLEPGTRVSHAAVKLASVVGTLLIWVGDAGVRLYSAGQPGGARSDKLLYQAQLALDDSLRLKVVRKMFELRFGEAPPSRRSVEQLRGIEGARVRKTYQVLAKQYGLKWQGRRYDPKQWDASDVANQCLSAATACLYGITEAAILAAGYAPAIGFLHTGKPLSFVYDIADIVKFETVVPAAFRIAARNPPMPEREVRIACRDAFKQTRLLQRIIPMIEEVLAAGEIEPPLPPADAVPPAIPEPTSLGDSGHRSQ
- the cas6e gene encoding type I-E CRISPR-associated protein Cas6/Cse3/CasE gives rise to the protein MYLSSVRLDLNRLTRAELFDVLEGGAYTAHQLLWRLYPETPQGERPFIFRQEMEEDASGKSAGLPRFYVASDRPPEPVEGFDVQCKPFTPQLAQGDRLAFRLRANPTIAKPLGHGSRSHRADVLMDARKPFPKGERTSQACIEAMEAAARNWLQTRAEGFGFTLPVAPEVGAYRQHALSKKEGGQPIRYSSVDYEGLMEVTEPERLKRALQEGIGRAKAFGCGLMLLRRVPE
- the cas5e gene encoding type I-E CRISPR-associated protein Cas5/CasD; this translates as MPHHLVFRLYAPMASWGEAAVGETRPTATYPSRSAILGLIGAALGIKRDDDDGQRRLRKGLQVAVKQRSPGLLLRDYHTVQVPPSQSKVTHRTRREELSIPKEALNTILSSRDYRCDGLWSVAVRLTANAAWSLEELKGALEKPRFPLYLGRKACPLAAPLLPTVVEASHWRQALDHRFESALDPERTWLAMVGNEKKDQQLLRLPEQVLYAWEGDADALDGSDTANESSEVWDEPLHRRSWQFGPRLEHRRIEAVKGAR
- the cas7e gene encoding type I-E CRISPR-associated protein Cas7/Cse4/CasC — translated: MSHFIQLHLLTSYPPSNLNRDDLGRPKTAFMGGARRLRVSSQSLKRNWRTSELFEAAVDGYKGTRTKRLGKQVYDRMKDAGADEKVAGSSAEKIAGVFGKLRKVDKGEKHEYEIEQLVHVGPEEIAALEGLADTLGAENREPSDEELEKLLAQRPTAVDVALFGRMLAAAPSYNVEAACQVAHAITVHAAEVEDDYFTAVDDLNTGDEDRGAAHIGEAGFAAGLFYLYICIDRDLLIENLQGNAELADRAIAALVESAVKISPKGKQNSFGSRAHAGYLLAEKGDQQPRSLSASFLQPVNGEGQAVKAIEKLERQAQAFDDAYGAGADRRFILSATPEYDTCKLSGDITKGNLQRLLTFLKGDD